Proteins encoded by one window of Marixanthomonas sp. SCSIO 43207:
- a CDS encoding ABC transporter ATP-binding protein yields the protein MEVLQLYNVSKNFGKSEVLKNVSFSVKTGEILGVFGRNGSGKSTLLTILFGTLSASSGKITINDAEASSSEVIKKQLIAYAPQHPFIPKNLKVRDSIPIYFNDEKKQDAIFYNPVIANITHKKIGELSHGERKFFESILISQLPHPFLLFDEPFSMLEPLQIKKLKAFFKKISSKKGIIITDHYYRDILDISTKNILLKDGNSIMIESADDLKSNEYLINN from the coding sequence TTGGAAGTATTACAATTATATAACGTCTCAAAAAATTTTGGAAAGAGTGAGGTTTTAAAAAACGTTTCCTTTTCAGTTAAAACCGGAGAGATTTTAGGTGTTTTCGGAAGAAATGGAAGTGGAAAATCTACTTTGCTTACAATTTTATTCGGAACACTTTCTGCAAGTTCAGGAAAGATTACAATTAATGATGCAGAGGCTTCCTCTTCCGAAGTAATTAAAAAACAGCTTATTGCTTATGCACCTCAACATCCTTTTATTCCTAAGAATTTAAAGGTTCGTGATAGTATACCTATTTACTTTAATGATGAAAAGAAACAAGATGCTATTTTTTATAATCCGGTAATAGCAAACATCACACACAAAAAAATAGGTGAGCTTTCTCACGGAGAACGAAAGTTTTTTGAATCTATTCTTATAAGTCAGCTTCCTCACCCATTTTTACTTTTTGATGAACCATTCTCAATGCTAGAGCCACTTCAGATTAAAAAACTAAAGGCTTTCTTTAAAAAAATTTCAAGTAAGAAAGGCATCATTATAACAGACCATTATTATCGTGATATTCTTGATATTTCAACCAAAAATATTCTTTTAAAAGATGGAAATAGTATTATGATTGAAAGCGCAGATGATTTAAAAAGCAATGAATATCTTATAAACAATTAA
- a CDS encoding LysM peptidoglycan-binding domain-containing protein, producing the protein MVKEKYQNVLDLGEKLKVQNGDVKEENGKLKIWGTANTQYHKDLLWDEIKKSGGENPHDIEADITVADKNAYAYHTVEKGESLSKISKKYYKDPMKYNKIFEANRDQLDNPDVIHPGQELVIPNI; encoded by the coding sequence ATGGTTAAAGAAAAGTATCAAAATGTTTTGGATCTAGGTGAAAAGCTTAAAGTACAAAACGGTGATGTAAAAGAAGAAAATGGTAAACTTAAAATCTGGGGAACAGCCAACACACAATACCATAAAGATCTTCTTTGGGATGAAATAAAAAAATCTGGCGGTGAAAATCCTCATGATATTGAGGCAGATATTACAGTGGCAGATAAAAACGCTTACGCATACCACACGGTTGAGAAAGGGGAATCTCTTAGTAAAATTTCAAAAAAATACTACAAAGACCCTATGAAGTACAACAAAATATTTGAAGCAAACCGTGATCAATTAGACAATCCAGATGTTATTCATCCAGGTCAAGAATTAGTTATACCGAATATTTAA
- a CDS encoding fasciclin domain-containing protein, with protein sequence MKFKSIIMSLAVATMLFTACNDGKKKEAEAKAEAEKMEMEAKKKAEEEAMMAKKEFEENTIASKAMNNQDLSTLVSALKQAGLAQTFMEEGEYTVFAPTNTAFEAVPKQALDNLMKDENKSQLQGVLKYHVVSGEWSGDSLMKAIKDNDNKYRVTTLQGENIILSLKDDKIMIKDAKGNTATVVSANVDASNGIVHVVDKVLMPKG encoded by the coding sequence ATGAAATTTAAATCAATTATTATGTCATTAGCCGTAGCAACTATGTTGTTTACAGCTTGTAATGATGGGAAAAAGAAAGAAGCAGAAGCAAAAGCTGAAGCTGAAAAAATGGAAATGGAAGCCAAGAAAAAAGCTGAAGAAGAAGCTATGATGGCTAAGAAAGAGTTTGAAGAAAATACCATTGCTTCAAAAGCTATGAATAATCAAGATTTATCAACTCTTGTATCAGCTCTTAAGCAAGCAGGATTAGCTCAAACTTTTATGGAAGAAGGAGAGTATACAGTATTTGCACCAACCAATACTGCTTTTGAGGCAGTACCGAAACAAGCTCTTGATAATTTAATGAAAGATGAGAATAAATCTCAACTTCAAGGTGTATTAAAGTATCACGTAGTTTCTGGAGAGTGGTCTGGAGATTCACTTATGAAAGCTATTAAAGATAATGATAACAAATACCGTGTTACCACGCTACAGGGTGAAAACATTATACTTTCTTTAAAAGATGATAAAATAATGATTAAAGATGCAAAAGGTAATACTGCAACAGTAGTAAGTGCTAATGTAGATGCATCAAACGGTATTGTACACGTGGTTGATAAAGTACTTATGCCAAAAGGATAA